One Thermogemmatispora onikobensis genomic window carries:
- the aroF gene encoding 3-deoxy-7-phosphoheptulonate synthase, translating to MIIVIEAQATQEERAALLALVEQVAGQRRPMATTCIGESEVIAIDHAVLDTQALETIRCQPAVAQILTPTTPYQLVSRHFKPSPSRIVVGDARHCDPVIIGGERARPVIMAGPCAIESREQLLETARAVKEAGATVLRGGAFKPRTSPYQFQGLGIEGLRLLAEARQETGLPVITEVMEPEMVEIVADYADILQIGARNMQNFPLLQAVGRRGRGKPVMLKRGLSATIDEWLLAAEYIVAAGNPNVILCERGVRSFDPQTRNLLDLACVPLLHELTHLPVIVDPSHATGRRELVPTMARAGIAAGAEGLILEVHPDPNSALCDGRQSITPAELRTIVHEARLMVQIMQDADRLSQVA from the coding sequence ATGATCATCGTCATTGAAGCACAGGCCACCCAGGAAGAACGCGCCGCCTTATTGGCGCTTGTAGAGCAGGTTGCTGGTCAACGGCGGCCTATGGCCACCACCTGTATTGGAGAGAGCGAGGTCATTGCCATCGACCACGCCGTCCTCGACACCCAGGCCCTGGAAACGATCCGTTGCCAACCCGCTGTCGCCCAGATCCTTACCCCCACTACTCCCTACCAGCTCGTCAGCCGACACTTCAAACCCAGTCCCAGCCGCATCGTCGTAGGAGATGCCCGTCACTGTGATCCCGTCATCATTGGTGGGGAGCGGGCCAGACCTGTCATCATGGCCGGACCCTGCGCCATCGAGAGCCGCGAGCAGCTGCTAGAGACTGCGCGGGCTGTCAAAGAAGCGGGGGCGACGGTCCTACGCGGTGGGGCCTTCAAACCGCGCACCTCGCCCTACCAGTTCCAGGGACTGGGCATTGAGGGCCTGCGGCTGCTGGCCGAGGCGCGTCAGGAGACAGGTCTGCCAGTGATTACTGAGGTCATGGAGCCGGAGATGGTGGAGATCGTGGCGGACTATGCCGACATCCTGCAGATCGGGGCGCGCAACATGCAGAATTTCCCCTTGTTGCAGGCTGTGGGCCGACGAGGACGGGGCAAACCGGTGATGCTCAAGCGGGGCCTCTCCGCCACCATCGACGAATGGCTGCTTGCCGCGGAATACATTGTAGCTGCTGGCAACCCCAACGTCATCCTTTGCGAGCGTGGTGTACGTAGCTTTGACCCGCAGACCCGCAACCTGCTCGACCTTGCCTGTGTACCGTTGCTGCATGAGCTGACTCACCTGCCGGTGATCGTCGATCCCAGTCATGCCACCGGGCGGCGCGAACTGGTTCCCACTATGGCCCGGGCGGGCATCGCTGCTGGGGCCGAGGGCCTGATCCTGGAGGTCCATCCCGATCCGAACAGTGCCCTTTGTGACGGTCGCCAGTCCATCACACCGGCTGAGCTGCGCACCATTGTCCACGAGGCCCGTCTGATGGTCCAGATCATGCAGGACGCCGATAGACTGTCACAGGTTGCCTGA